The following DNA comes from Shinella zoogloeoides.
CCCGAGCGCCCGGCCGAGCCGGTGGCGGGCGCCGGAACCGAATTCCCCGCCCCGATCCGCCGCCGGGCCGAGCGCGGTATAGAGCACGACGCTGCGCCCGGTCTCAAGGACCCGCAGGCCAACTTCGACCGCTTCGGCGATGGCCGTCTCCGCGGCAGCGCCGGACAGCGCCAGCGGATCGATGGCAATGCCCTCGAAACCGTTCGCAAGGGCATGGCGGATCTGGCGTTCGGTGGTGGGCGAGACGCTGCCGGAGACCACCGCGATCCGGTCAACGGCCCCTGCCGCCGCAAAGTCTGGCTTGTCTCCAACCAGCCCGGCCTCGTGCCAGGCGGAAATAAGGGCGTATTCCACGCCCGAGGAGCCGCAGACGAATCGGTTTCCGGCGCGCAGCCGCTCCCACAGCATCTTGCCGGCCGCCGCCTGCGTCGCGTGGTCCAGCACGTCGAGAAGGAGGATATCGGCCGCCTCGAGCGCGGGATCGGCAAGGAGGGCCACATTGTCGATATGCGCGCTCGTCAGCGCGGTCTGGCGGGCGAGATGGAGAAGCAGGTTGGCCTCGTCCATCGGCGTGACGGGATGGCGGGACATCACCGGGTGGCGGTCGATGCGATAGTTGCGGCCCTGATAGGCGGCGAAGAGCTCGCCGAAAGCCGTATAGCGCCGGATCTGCGGCGCGCCGACGATGAGCGGCACGGTCGTCGTCTCGAAAACCTGCCGGCCGATCTCGATCGCCCGGCCGATATTGCCGACATGCGGCGCGGAATCGAAGGTCGAGCAGACCTTGTAGTGGCAGAGCTCGGCATCAAGCGTCTTCAGCCAGCCGAAGGCCTCGCGCAGATGGATATCCATCCAGTCCGGCGTTTCGCTGCGGCTCGTGCCGGCAAGGCCGAAAGCACGGGCGCCGGCAAAGCGGGACAGGAGGGCGGCGTCCGGCACCTTGAGGAACAGCACGGTATCGACCCCGTTGGAGGCGAGCGCCTCCA
Coding sequences within:
- a CDS encoding four-carbon acid sugar kinase family protein, translated to MARPLISYYGDDFTGSTDVMEALASNGVDTVLFLKVPDAALLSRFAGARAFGLAGTSRSETPDWMDIHLREAFGWLKTLDAELCHYKVCSTFDSAPHVGNIGRAIEIGRQVFETTTVPLIVGAPQIRRYTAFGELFAAYQGRNYRIDRHPVMSRHPVTPMDEANLLLHLARQTALTSAHIDNVALLADPALEAADILLLDVLDHATQAAAGKMLWERLRAGNRFVCGSSGVEYALISAWHEAGLVGDKPDFAAAGAVDRIAVVSGSVSPTTERQIRHALANGFEGIAIDPLALSGAAAETAIAEAVEVGLRVLETGRSVVLYTALGPAADRGGEFGSGARHRLGRALGRIQSELVARAGLSRVVVAGGDTSSHALGEMGISALTLKMPLPQTPGSPLCTVHGGASDGLQLALKGGQVGGDDYFSMIRAGRV